From Micromonospora rhizosphaerae, the proteins below share one genomic window:
- a CDS encoding glycosyltransferase family 4 protein, translating to MSRTLLITNDFPPRPGGIQSFVHNLAVRQPSGSLVVYASSWRGAAKFDADQPFEVIRERTRVLLPTPLIARRAARLARAYDCDTVWFGAAAPLGLLAAGLRRRAGIRRAVALTHGHEVGWAALPGARTALRRIGRGVDVTTYLGEYTRVRLARVLDGVTELRRLAPGVDVDTYHPSVDGEPVRIRLGLTDRPVVVCVSRLVPRKGQDMLIRAMPQIRRRVPDAALLIVGGGPYRTYLEKLARQTGVERDVVFTGSVPSAELPAHYAAGDVYAMPCRTRNRGLDVEGLGIVYLEASATGLPVVAGDSGGAPDAVREGETGYVVRGRDVAQLADRVATLLADRDLARQVGAAGRAWVEKEWRWETQAQRMADLLAG from the coding sequence ATGAGCCGGACGTTGCTGATCACCAACGACTTCCCGCCCCGCCCCGGTGGCATCCAGTCCTTCGTGCACAACCTCGCGGTGCGCCAGCCCTCCGGCTCGCTGGTGGTCTACGCGTCGAGCTGGCGGGGGGCCGCCAAGTTTGACGCCGACCAGCCCTTCGAGGTGATCCGGGAGCGCACCCGGGTGCTGCTGCCCACCCCGCTGATCGCCCGGCGGGCGGCGCGGCTGGCCCGCGCGTACGACTGCGACACGGTCTGGTTCGGCGCGGCGGCCCCGCTGGGGCTGCTCGCCGCGGGCCTGCGCCGCCGGGCCGGGATCCGGCGCGCGGTGGCCCTGACCCACGGGCACGAGGTCGGCTGGGCCGCGCTGCCCGGCGCCCGGACCGCGCTGCGGCGCATCGGCCGGGGCGTGGACGTCACCACCTACCTCGGGGAGTACACCCGGGTACGGCTGGCGCGGGTGCTGGACGGGGTGACCGAGCTGCGCCGGTTGGCACCGGGGGTGGACGTGGACACCTACCACCCGTCGGTGGACGGGGAGCCGGTGCGGATCCGGCTCGGCCTGACCGACCGGCCGGTGGTGGTCTGCGTGTCCCGCCTGGTGCCGCGCAAGGGGCAGGACATGCTCATCCGGGCGATGCCGCAGATTCGCCGTCGGGTGCCGGACGCCGCGCTGCTGATCGTCGGCGGGGGCCCCTACCGGACGTACCTGGAGAAGCTGGCCCGCCAGACGGGGGTGGAGCGGGACGTGGTCTTCACCGGCTCCGTGCCGTCGGCCGAGCTGCCGGCGCACTACGCGGCCGGCGACGTGTACGCGATGCCGTGCCGCACCCGCAACCGGGGCCTGGACGTCGAGGGGCTGGGGATCGTCTACCTGGAGGCCAGCGCGACGGGGCTGCCGGTGGTGGCCGGCGACTCCGGCGGGGCGCCGGACGCGGTCCGGGAGGGGGAGACCGGCTACGTGGTCCGAGGCCGGGACGTCGCCCAGCTCGCCGACCGGGTGGCCACGCTGCTCGCCGACCGGGACCTCGCCAGGCAGGTCGGCGCGGCGGGCCGGGCCTGGGTGGAGAAGGAGTGGCGCTGGGAGACCCAGGCGCAGCGGATGGCGGACCTGCTCGCCGGCTGA
- a CDS encoding M48 family metallopeptidase has translation MSPRGWAVLTLAGLVVTLVVASALLIPWHRPPAPRADQLAALRDLPVDQVARGRAFHAALRPAGYTALVVGLLVALALGLTPLGSRLVELVGRPLGGHWAAQAVLGGLAVMLVADLLTLPFAAWRHTVLTRYGLSTQGWGGWAVDLLKSYAVSAVIGALALLGFYTVVRLAPRWWWAFGAAGAAGLVVLLSFVLPVLVEPVFNRFTPMEQGPLRTELISLAARDGVPVRDVLVADASRRTRAVNAYVSGLGPTRRVVVYDTLLHEATPAEVTSVVAHELGHAKDRDVWVGTLTGALGAAAAVIALYLIGSWTPLLRLAGVDSVAEPRAFPLLIALITVVGLAATPVQALVSRRVEARADAHALALTGDPETFEAMQRRLAGVNLADPDPPRWERLWSASHPSTVERMAAARAYVRGDR, from the coding sequence GTGAGCCCGCGTGGCTGGGCGGTGCTGACCCTGGCCGGGCTGGTCGTGACGCTGGTCGTCGCCAGCGCCCTGCTGATCCCGTGGCACCGCCCTCCGGCGCCGCGCGCCGACCAGCTCGCCGCGCTGCGGGACCTCCCGGTCGACCAGGTGGCCCGGGGCCGGGCCTTCCACGCCGCGCTGCGCCCCGCCGGATACACCGCGCTGGTGGTCGGGCTGCTGGTGGCCCTCGCCCTCGGGCTGACCCCGCTCGGCAGCCGCCTGGTGGAGCTGGTCGGCCGGCCCCTCGGCGGCCACTGGGCCGCCCAGGCGGTGCTCGGCGGGTTGGCCGTGATGCTCGTCGCCGACCTGCTCACCCTGCCGTTCGCCGCCTGGCGCCACACCGTGCTCACCCGGTACGGGCTGAGCACCCAGGGCTGGGGTGGTTGGGCGGTGGACCTGCTCAAGTCGTACGCGGTCAGCGCGGTCATCGGCGCGCTCGCCCTGCTCGGCTTCTACACCGTCGTCCGGCTCGCCCCGCGCTGGTGGTGGGCGTTCGGCGCGGCCGGCGCGGCGGGGCTGGTGGTGCTGCTGTCGTTCGTGCTGCCGGTGCTGGTGGAGCCGGTCTTCAACCGGTTCACCCCGATGGAGCAGGGCCCGCTGCGCACGGAGCTGATCAGCCTGGCCGCCCGGGACGGGGTGCCGGTGCGGGACGTGCTGGTCGCCGACGCGTCCCGGCGTACCCGGGCGGTCAACGCTTACGTCTCCGGGCTGGGACCGACCCGGCGGGTGGTCGTCTACGACACCCTGCTGCACGAGGCCACCCCGGCCGAGGTGACCAGCGTGGTGGCGCACGAGCTCGGCCACGCCAAGGACCGGGACGTCTGGGTCGGCACGCTGACCGGGGCACTCGGCGCCGCCGCCGCGGTGATCGCGCTCTACCTGATCGGCTCCTGGACGCCACTGCTCCGGCTGGCCGGGGTCGACTCCGTCGCCGAACCGCGCGCGTTCCCGTTGCTGATCGCCCTGATCACGGTCGTCGGGCTGGCCGCCACGCCGGTGCAGGCGCTGGTCTCCCGGCGGGTGGAGGCCCGGGCCGACGCGCACGCGCTCGCGTTGACCGGCGATCCGGAAACCTTCGAGGCGATGCAGCGCCGCCTGGCCGGGGTCAACCTGGCCGACCCTGACCCGCCCCGCTGGGAACGCCTCTGGTCGGCGTCCCACCCGTCCACCGTGGAGCGGATGGCCGCCGCCCGCGCCTACGTCAGGGGAGATCGGTAG